From the Candidatus Binatia bacterium genome, one window contains:
- the uvrC gene encoding excinuclease ABC subunit UvrC, which produces MTDLPVPETPADKDPAWAEKLDSIPARPGVYLLKDSAGKVIYVGKAKNLRSRVRQYVRGGDDRSQIRFLLSKIADVETLVTANDKEALILENNLIKQYKPRYNIRLKDDKSYVSVKVTLQDPWPRILVTRRIVKDGSRYFGPYDSAASVRETLDTIRKIIPLRTCPDAVFRNRSRPCLEYQIKRCLAPCCLPVDRAEYERHLREAILLLEGKSQQLIRQLTAEMEKAAEELRFEEAARIRDRIRAIERTQERQQVFAHHRGDTDVWGFYREGGFLQVEVLFLRQGKLTSHQRYSLADLEFSNEEILSMLLQQFYQGERYVPDEVLVPCDLDDAETLEEWLSERKGQRVTIHRPQRGDKVRLLELAKENAAQAFRQHQDSAQQRQRMCTELQQALHLRRYPHRIECFDISNLQGGGAVGSQVTFIDGEPDKNLYRRYRVKTVPQQDDFAMMAEVLSRRFARAREEGMYPDLIVIDGGKGQLNIALEVLRELEVAEVEAIALAKDRVERAPREQQVRHSEERVFLPGRKNPIILRRNSNALFLLQRLRDEAHRFAITYHRKLRAKERLRSVLDAIPGVGAVRRRRLLRHFGSVRRVRQASVEELAQVPGISRSLAEQIFAALQQNLPPPPQPKPQAEAPPSAEAKGVDE; this is translated from the coding sequence GTGACCGACCTCCCTGTCCCTGAGACCCCAGCAGACAAGGATCCCGCATGGGCGGAAAAGCTGGATTCGATTCCTGCCCGTCCAGGGGTGTATTTGCTGAAGGACAGCGCAGGAAAGGTCATTTATGTCGGAAAGGCAAAAAACTTGCGCAGCCGCGTCCGGCAATACGTTCGCGGTGGGGACGATCGCTCCCAAATCCGTTTCCTGTTGTCCAAGATTGCTGACGTGGAAACCTTGGTGACGGCTAACGACAAAGAGGCGCTGATCCTCGAGAACAACCTCATCAAGCAGTACAAGCCCCGTTACAACATTCGCCTCAAGGACGACAAGTCGTACGTCAGTGTCAAAGTCACCCTCCAAGACCCTTGGCCGCGCATCTTGGTCACCCGCCGCATCGTCAAGGACGGCAGCCGCTACTTCGGACCCTACGACTCGGCGGCGAGCGTGCGGGAGACACTAGACACAATTCGTAAGATCATCCCGCTGCGAACTTGCCCCGATGCCGTCTTTCGCAACCGCTCCCGCCCGTGCCTGGAGTACCAAATTAAACGCTGCCTGGCTCCATGTTGCCTCCCGGTAGACCGCGCGGAGTACGAGCGGCATTTGCGCGAGGCAATTCTACTGCTCGAGGGCAAGAGCCAGCAACTCATCCGCCAACTCACGGCGGAAATGGAAAAGGCCGCCGAAGAGCTCCGCTTCGAGGAGGCGGCGCGCATTCGCGACCGTATTCGTGCCATCGAGCGAACGCAAGAACGCCAGCAAGTCTTTGCCCACCACCGTGGCGACACGGATGTGTGGGGCTTTTATCGCGAAGGCGGGTTTCTCCAAGTTGAGGTCCTATTTCTGCGACAGGGCAAGCTCACCAGCCATCAGCGCTACAGCTTGGCGGACCTGGAGTTCTCGAACGAAGAAATCCTCTCTATGCTGCTCCAGCAGTTTTATCAGGGAGAGCGCTACGTCCCCGACGAGGTGTTGGTTCCGTGTGACTTGGATGACGCGGAAACCCTCGAAGAGTGGCTTTCCGAGCGCAAGGGACAACGGGTCACCATCCACCGCCCCCAGCGCGGAGACAAGGTGCGCCTCTTGGAGTTAGCGAAGGAGAACGCCGCACAAGCGTTTCGCCAGCACCAAGATAGTGCGCAGCAGCGGCAACGGATGTGTACAGAGCTCCAGCAGGCTCTCCATTTGCGCCGCTACCCCCACCGCATCGAGTGCTTCGACATCTCGAACTTGCAGGGCGGTGGGGCGGTGGGTTCGCAAGTCACGTTCATCGACGGGGAACCGGACAAGAACCTGTATCGGCGGTACCGAGTCAAGACCGTGCCCCAACAGGACGACTTCGCCATGATGGCCGAGGTGCTATCGCGCCGCTTCGCCCGCGCCCGCGAGGAGGGCATGTACCCTGACCTGATTGTGATCGATGGCGGCAAGGGGCAACTGAATATCGCCTTGGAGGTCTTGCGGGAACTCGAAGTGGCAGAGGTGGAAGCCATCGCATTAGCCAAGGACCGGGTCGAACGTGCCCCGCGCGAACAGCAGGTGCGGCACAGCGAAGAGCGCGTGTTCCTGCCAGGACGCAAAAACCCCATCATTCTCCGCCGCAACAGTAACGCATTGTTCCTGCTCCAGCGGCTACGCGACGAAGCGCACCGCTTTGCAATTACATATCACCGGAAGCTGCGCGCTAAGGAGCGGCTGCGCTCTGTGCTTGACGCCATCCCCGGTGTCGGGGCTGTGCGACGCCGCCGGTTGCTCCGCCACTTCGGCAGCGTGCGCCGCGTGCGCCAAGCCTCCGTGGAAGAACTCGCCCAAGTTCCCGGCATCTCGCGCAGCTTGGCGGAGCAAATTTTCGCGGCTCTCCAACAAAACCTCCCACCTCCACCTCAACCGAAGCCGCAAGCGGAAGCTCCTCCAAGTGCTGAGGCAAAGGGAGTGGATGAATAA
- a CDS encoding stage 0 sporulation protein — translation MSEPLTPPATADEETLPRLVGVKFHPVGPIHAYDPGALELRWGDAVVVATDDGQRLGVVTALPSNYELPAEPIRRVLRKATEADLDRDDRLHEQQQRAFRLCLTRILERDLPMKLVRVEQTPDGGRIVFYFYSEGRVDFRDLVRELAQALHTRIEMKQIGSREEAKMIGAMGPCGRELCCSTFLRNPGGVSVKMAKTQGLSLNPAKLAGMCGRLKCCLRYEYETYLELGRGLPAVGKKVMSLHGAGIVQRQNILKQTVLIQLEDGGALVEASLEDLIVAKTGEGESSPPSSSDPNGSETPPKPS, via the coding sequence ATGAGCGAACCCCTCACCCCACCAGCGACCGCTGATGAGGAGACACTCCCCCGCCTCGTGGGAGTGAAGTTCCATCCCGTCGGGCCGATCCACGCATACGACCCAGGAGCGCTCGAGCTAAGGTGGGGTGACGCAGTTGTAGTGGCGACCGACGACGGTCAGCGCCTCGGAGTCGTCACCGCTCTTCCCTCCAATTACGAACTCCCAGCCGAGCCAATCCGCCGCGTGTTACGCAAGGCTACGGAAGCGGACCTGGACCGAGATGACCGCCTCCACGAGCAGCAGCAGCGGGCCTTTCGCTTGTGCCTCACCCGAATTCTCGAACGGGACTTGCCCATGAAGTTAGTTCGGGTCGAACAAACACCGGACGGAGGGCGAATCGTTTTCTACTTTTACTCGGAAGGTCGGGTGGATTTTCGCGACCTGGTGCGAGAATTGGCGCAAGCCCTCCACACTCGGATCGAGATGAAACAAATCGGCTCCCGGGAAGAGGCCAAGATGATTGGCGCCATGGGGCCTTGTGGCCGCGAGCTGTGCTGCTCCACATTCTTGCGCAACCCCGGCGGTGTCTCCGTAAAAATGGCCAAGACCCAGGGGCTCTCCCTCAACCCAGCCAAACTTGCGGGAATGTGCGGCCGCCTGAAATGCTGCCTGCGCTATGAGTACGAAACGTACTTAGAACTAGGCCGCGGTCTACCTGCAGTGGGGAAAAAGGTGATGTCCCTGCACGGGGCGGGAATCGTGCAGCGGCAGAATATCCTGAAACAGACGGTGCTGATTCAACTCGAAGACGGTGGAGCCCTCGTGGAAGCAAGCCTCGAGGATCTTATCGTCGCCAAAACTGGCGAGGGTGAATCATCGCCGCCTTCTAGCTCTGACCCGAACGGATCGGAAACTCCCCCAAAACCCTCCTGA
- the metG gene encoding methionine--tRNA ligase, whose product MERFYVTTPIYYINAEPHLGHTYTMIVADTLARFQRARGVETFLVTGTDEHGDKIATIAAAHGQHPKVYADRMSPLFERAWHECGFLVDQFVRTTDPRHEALVQEFLQRLYDKGDIYFSRYAGLYCTGCERFLTEKELVDGKCPDHQRPPERIEEENYFFRMTRYLPAVQRHFETYPDAIFPEHYRNEVLAMLASGSIGDLCISRPKARLEWGIELPFDRNYVCYVWFDALISYISGLKIRGEETFRVFWPTANHVMAKDILKPHAIFWPSMLLALELPLFRRLLIHGYWVRGEAKMSKSLGNVIRPLDIKQQFGIDTLRYFLLREMAFGQDASFNEDAFVARINADLANGLGNLVSRVLSMQQRYFGGRLQPLDPDTPRDQELYAAFSQALTEVPQWTAQLAFHRALEALWRALDHANKYVVETAPFTLAKDPQQLPRVGGILHRLLQCLHTTAILLAWFLPETSQKLFSLLGLPQPTALPSEIRWGEAFPENHLVAGPVTLFPRVDLRKDPAGASALP is encoded by the coding sequence ATGGAACGCTTTTACGTGACAACCCCGATTTACTACATCAATGCCGAGCCCCACCTCGGGCATACCTACACTATGATCGTTGCCGACACCCTCGCACGCTTTCAGCGCGCACGGGGAGTCGAGACCTTTTTGGTTACCGGGACTGACGAGCACGGCGACAAGATTGCCACCATTGCCGCCGCGCATGGGCAACACCCGAAAGTTTATGCGGACCGCATGAGCCCCTTGTTCGAGCGAGCGTGGCATGAGTGCGGTTTTTTGGTCGACCAGTTCGTTCGGACCACCGATCCCCGACACGAAGCGCTCGTACAAGAATTTCTCCAGCGTTTGTACGACAAAGGGGACATTTACTTTAGCCGTTACGCCGGCCTTTATTGCACCGGTTGCGAGCGCTTCTTGACTGAGAAGGAACTCGTCGACGGCAAGTGCCCAGACCACCAACGGCCACCCGAGCGGATCGAGGAAGAAAATTACTTCTTCCGCATGACCCGGTACTTACCAGCGGTCCAACGCCACTTTGAAACTTACCCGGATGCAATCTTCCCCGAGCACTACAGGAATGAAGTCTTGGCCATGCTTGCTAGCGGCAGCATCGGTGATTTGTGCATCTCGCGTCCAAAAGCCCGCCTCGAATGGGGGATCGAGTTGCCCTTCGATCGGAATTACGTGTGCTACGTGTGGTTCGACGCCCTCATTAGTTACATCAGCGGCCTCAAAATCCGCGGAGAGGAAACGTTCCGGGTCTTCTGGCCAACCGCAAACCACGTGATGGCCAAGGATATCCTCAAGCCGCACGCGATCTTCTGGCCTTCGATGTTACTCGCGCTTGAACTGCCTTTGTTCCGCCGCCTACTTATTCACGGGTACTGGGTTCGCGGCGAAGCCAAAATGTCAAAGAGCCTCGGCAACGTGATTCGGCCTCTAGACATCAAGCAGCAATTCGGCATCGATACGCTGCGTTACTTTTTGCTTCGTGAAATGGCCTTTGGGCAAGATGCCTCGTTCAACGAAGATGCGTTCGTTGCCCGTATTAATGCCGACTTGGCCAATGGTCTGGGGAACCTGGTGAGCCGCGTCCTCTCCATGCAGCAGCGCTACTTTGGGGGCCGGCTCCAGCCACTCGATCCCGACACTCCGAGGGATCAGGAGCTGTACGCAGCATTTTCTCAGGCCCTTACTGAGGTGCCGCAATGGACCGCGCAGCTTGCGTTCCACCGCGCCTTGGAGGCGCTCTGGCGAGCTTTGGACCACGCAAACAAGTACGTCGTGGAGACAGCGCCGTTTACCCTGGCTAAAGATCCCCAACAGCTTCCCCGAGTCGGGGGCATTCTCCATCGCCTCCTGCAGTGCTTGCACACGACGGCGATCTTGCTCGCGTGGTTCCTTCCGGAAACCAGCCAAAAACTCTTCTCACTTTTAGGCTTACCGCAGCCGACTGCTTTACCGTCTGAAATTCGCTGGGGCGAGGCCTTCCCGGAAAACCACTTGGTTGCTGGCCCGGTTACCCTGTTCCCCCGCGTCGACCTGCGCAAGGATCCAGCCGGCGCCAGCGCTCTTCCGTGA
- a CDS encoding TatD family hydrolase yields MSSRLTKRNDEVMPSATTNAAELPKLPTGLLAIDSHCHLHDQAFDQDRDQVYQRALRAGVRMLVEIGASDGLDGNRRALSFAAHHEGVYATVGIHPHDAKEATPEALATLESLVAHPRVIAVGETGLDYHYDHSPRPQQRELLRYFIDLARRNQLPLTVHLREAEDDLLEIFRLERAQEVGGVIHCFTGSWETAKRFLDLGFFLSFSGVVTFKNAEGVREVARKVPEDRFLLETDAPYLAPVPRRGRRNEPAFVLYTAECIARLRAVSLERVVERATENTWRAFPRIRERQAGTTWLSPAGVPGASASAKSD; encoded by the coding sequence GTGAGTTCACGGCTCACGAAACGCAACGACGAAGTCATGCCATCCGCGACGACAAACGCCGCTGAGCTTCCGAAACTGCCCACCGGGCTCCTTGCCATTGACTCTCACTGCCACCTTCACGACCAGGCGTTCGATCAGGACCGCGATCAAGTCTATCAACGCGCACTGCGGGCAGGAGTACGTATGCTCGTGGAAATCGGGGCTTCAGATGGCTTGGATGGCAACCGTCGCGCTCTGAGTTTTGCCGCTCACCACGAAGGTGTGTACGCCACGGTCGGCATCCACCCTCACGATGCAAAGGAGGCCACTCCGGAAGCGCTGGCGACGCTCGAAAGCCTCGTGGCACACCCGCGCGTGATTGCCGTCGGCGAAACTGGCTTGGATTACCACTACGATCATTCTCCCCGACCGCAGCAGCGCGAGCTGTTACGGTACTTCATCGATCTCGCGCGCCGCAATCAGTTGCCGCTCACGGTCCACTTGCGCGAAGCAGAAGACGACCTGCTCGAAATCTTTCGCCTGGAGCGGGCTCAGGAGGTGGGAGGCGTCATTCACTGCTTCACGGGCAGTTGGGAGACCGCCAAGCGTTTTCTCGACCTCGGGTTTTTCCTGTCGTTTAGTGGTGTCGTCACGTTCAAGAATGCGGAAGGCGTGCGCGAAGTGGCCCGTAAGGTTCCTGAAGATCGCTTTTTGTTGGAGACCGATGCCCCCTATCTCGCTCCTGTGCCACGACGTGGCCGCCGCAATGAACCCGCCTTTGTGCTCTACACTGCGGAATGCATTGCCCGCTTGCGCGCCGTCAGCTTGGAGCGAGTTGTGGAACGGGCAACGGAGAATACTTGGCGTGCGTTCCCGCGAATTCGCGAAAGACAAGCTGGCACCACATGGCTCAGCCCAGCGGGCGTGCCAGGGGCGAGCGCGAGCGCAAAAAGTGACTGA